A region of the Candidatus Dormiibacterota bacterium genome:
AGATCGTTCGCGTTACCGTCAAAGATCCGCCGGATGCGGCTGGTCTCCCCGCGATCGTGCATCGCTCGCCCGTGCCGATCGTTGCGGATATCCATTTCGATCATAAGATGGCCCTGGCGGCGATCGAAGCGGGCGTTGCGAAATTGCGCCTTAATCCGGGGAACATTCGGGATCCCAAGAAAGTCGCCGAAGTCGTCAGCGCCGCCAAGACGCGCGGCATTCCGATTCGCGTCGGCGTGAACATGGGCTCGCTCGCACCGGACCTTGAGAAAGCGTTCGGCCTTACCGCGCAGGCCATGGTGGAATCGGCGCTGCGTCACGTGGCGATCCTGGAAGAACACGGCCACACCGACATCGCGATCTCGCTCAAGGCGCACGACGTTCTAACGACCGTGGCGGCGTATCGCTTGATGGATCGGCGCTTAGCGGAGCGCAACACGCCGTACGCGCTGCACTTGGGCATCACCGAAGCGGGGCTGCTCCGCGACGGCACGATCAAATCGTCGATCGGTCTGGGCATCCTATTGTTCGAGGGGATCGGCGATACGATCCGCGTCTCTCTCGCGGCCGATCCGATTGAAGAAGTGCCGGTTTGCTGGGGCATCCTCAAATCGCTCGGTCTGCGCGAGAAGGGCTTTGAGATTACCGCCTGCCCGTCGTGCGGTCGCGCGGAGATTTCCGTGCTGGAACTGGGGCGTTCGGTCGAGGCGATTGCCAAACAGTATACCGCGCCCGTGAAGGTTGCGGTGATGGGCTGCGTCGTCAACGGACCGGGCGAATCGAAGATGGCCGACGTCGGCGTCGCCGGCGGTAAAGGCAAGGGCGCGATCTATCGAGCCGGGGAGTTGGTGGGAACCTACCCGGAAGACGAGTTACTCGGGATGTTGCGGCTCGAGATCGAGAAGGTCATCGCCGAGAAATATCCGGATTACGCGCACGAGATCGGCATTCACGCATGACGTATGCCCGGCCGGCCATCCAGACGCTGATCCTTACGGGCGTCGTGGCGTTGGTTGCGTCGGCTATGCTGGCGTTATCCCATCCGGCCCAGTTGCGCATCGACGGTCAACGCGTCGAGAGCGACGTTCCTCCCATCACCACGGCCGCGCAACGCGTGTTCGTTCCGTTACGGGCGGTTGCCGACGCGTTGGGAGCCCAGACGCTCGTCCAAGGGAATAACATCTACATCATTCGCGGTAAGCAATCGTTGCGACTGCGCGTCGGCGATCGCCATGCGACGCTCAACGGAATGCCGCTCACGCTGGAGCGCGCGCCGTTTCGCGTGCGCGGTCGTGTGATGATCGGTATCAAGGCGCTGGCCCTCGCGCTCAACGTGCACGTCGACTACGATCCGCGCACCGCCCGCATCAACGTGCTCACGCCCGGGATCGGCCAAGCCGATGCATCCTCGGTTCCCGCGACGCAGTAGGTCGCGCGAGGAGCGTGCCCGCAGAATGTAAAAGTGTCACAGGCGGGTTCACTCTTGTTGCAGGAAAGCGATTCGTCGCGCTATGAGTGCATGAGCTTTCTGATTTATATCGACCGCGCCGGCGACGTACATGCGCCCGATGTGGAATACGGGGTCGTGGCACCTGGACAGACGATCGTGATTTCAGGGTGGCTTGCGGACCCCGAAAATGCGCGCGTCGCGCGCAAGGTGACCGGTCTCGTCGACGGCTTCTTTCCCGTCGAAGCTACGGTGGTATCGCGTCCCGATATCGCCAAGCACTTCGGGCACGATGCGCTGGAACGATGCGGCTTCGCCTTTGAGATTCCGAGCAAAGCATGCGGAATCGGCGAGCATGAGTTTACGTTTAGGTTCTTCGACGAAGCCGGAGAGGTGTACGACGCGAAGCCCCTGCCCATCCGCGTCGTCGCGTATACCGGAGGCCTCGCGTCGCGGATCCTCGTCGCGGCGGCCCCGAAAAGCGGATCTACGTACACGTCGATGATTCTACAAAAGTATTTCGAACTCGACGAGCCGCACGTCGCAGGTATGCATTGGCAATGGGAACACAACCTGGATGCCAACGTCGTCGATCGACTGCGCGGCCGGTCGTACGTACTGCAGCGGCACATGCGCCCATACGCTCCAAATCTCGCCGCGATCCGAAACGAACGTATCTCGGTCGTCGTGACGTGGCGTAATCTTGCGGACACGATTGTGTCGCTGGACGATCACGTTCGCAGAGAAGGCGTCGCTCAACATTTCCTGATGTATTCGGTCGACGCCGCTTACCTCGCGATGCCGGATCAACGCCGCTATCAATTTTTGATCCGTTATGCCGCGCCGTGGTATGTCAGTTTCTATCTCGGCTGGAAGGAGCAAGGGATTCCGATCGCTCGTTACGAGTTGCTCGCAAGCGATCCGCTGGCCTATTTTACGGAGACGATCGCGACCATCGCCGGGAGCGTCGATCGCGCGCGCCTGTCTGCAGTCCTGGATTCGAATGCGATGTCGGGCAGAACTCGCGGCAACGTCGGTACGAACGGGAGGGCGCTCGAAGCTTTCTCGCAAGAGACTCGAGATCTCTTAGAGGATCTTCTGCGCGCTCACTTCGTTCCGCTGGACGAACTGATCGGCGAATTACCATGGCATAGCGCAACCGTTTAGGGAGCGAATTCGCTGATGCCTTCGGGCTCTTCGACCGGGACGACGTCGTCGGGATTGGATTTGTGAAAGCCGTAGCTAAAGAAGAAGATCAGGCCGATGACCAGCGCGATCAGGAACCACACCCAGGTCGTGCGCGAGAGGCCGAATACCGCTAGGAAGAGCGAAAATACGATGCCCAAGATCGGGAAGAGCGGCACGAACGGAACCCGAAACGTTCGCGGAATATTCGGCTTGCGTTTGCGTAAATACAGCACGCCGGCGCACACGACCGTGAACGCGATCAGCGTCCCGATGTTCACTAGGTTCAGCAGGCTGTTGAGCGGCACGATGAGCGTGAGGATCGCGACGACGACGCCAGTGGACATGGTGGTCACGATCGGCGTTTGATACTTGGGGTGGATGATCGCCACCACCGGAGGCAGCATCTTATCGCGCGCCATCACGTAGAAAATACGCGATTGTCCGAGTAACGAACTCAGCGCGACGCTGGTCGTCCCCGCCAATACGCCCATGGTGATGACCCAATTGAGAATCGGCATGTGGAGAGGGGCGAGCGCGTAGACCAGGGGATTTTTGATCGGGACCTGGCTCCAAGGCAGCGCGCCGATGAGCACGAGCGCAGTCGCGCAATAAATCACCGTGCCGATCGCGAGCGCGCCGATGACGCCCATGGGAACGTCGCGCTGTGGGTTTTTACACTCTTCGGCGGTGGTCGTTGCCGTGTCGAAGCCGATGTAGCTGAAAAAGACGTACGCGCCGATTGCTACGATGCCGTATGGCTGCGCCGATTCAACCGCACCGCCGAACGGCTTGAGCGCGCCCCAGCCATGTGGAGAGAGTTGGTTCCACCACGTTTGCGGCGGGCCGCTCACGAAATGAGCCGCCTTAAAGAGCCAAAGGCCGGCGATGACGAACACGATCAACGCCGATATTTTGAGCACGACGAAGATGTTGTTGGTCGTAGCGGATTCGCGAATGCCCACCGATAGCAATGCTGAGAGCCCGAGAACGAACAACGCTCCGACGACGTCGTACTGCGAGTGCAGCAGGTCCCAGCTGCCGAGTTGCCACCACGGGCCGTGGATAATCAAGTTCGATTGCTGCGCCCACGCCGGTAACGACACGCCGATCGATTTGAACACGTCTTGGATGGCGGCCGAAAACTGCTGCGCTACCGGCGCGGCGCTGATGCCGTATTCGAAAATCAGCGCGAAGCCGATGATCCAGGCAAACAGCTTGCCCATCGTCGCGTACGCATAGGTGTAGGCGCTGCCGGCGACGGGAACCATCGCACCGAGTTCCGCATAGCAGAGCGCCGCAAAGAACGACGTGAGGCCGGCGAGCAGGTACGAGATGATGACCGCCGGCCCCGCGCCTTTGACGCCGGTACCGATGGTGGTGAAGATTCCGCCGCCGATCATCGTGCCCAGGCCGATTGCAATCAGATCCTTGGCCGTGAGCGCGCGCTTGAGGATGCGTCGAGAGCCGAGCTCGCGTAGCTTATCGACATTCGTTGTAGCGAACAGTTGGGAGACGAACGACATTCCGCGACCGTTCGCAAGGATGGGCGGCCCGTCCCCCCGGAACCTCGCAGGCATGGATGCTTACCGTCGCCTGCGTTCGCGCGAGGCCTATCGCAATCGCTGGATCAGTGTGGAGGTGCACGAGATCGTGCATCCGAGCGGCGTGGCGGGGGAGCACGTTGCGATCGTCACGCCCGCGGCGAGCGCGGTGGTGGTCCTGGACGGCGAGGAGCTGGTCTTTGCCCGGCAGCCGCGCTTCGCCGCCCAAAAAACGACCGTTGAGATCGTCAAAGGCGGTGCCGAAGCGGGCGAATCGGCGCTGGCGTGCGCGCGGCGAGAATTGCGCGAAGAGCTCGGGCTGCAGGGCGGTATCTGGGAGTCGCTCGGCGAGGTGTACGAACTCCCGTCGATCGTCGCGCATCCGGTCGCGCTGTTCGTCGCGCGCGATCTCTCGGCGTGCTCGGGGGCACAGGAAGACGTGGAATCGATCTCGCCCGTGCGGATGAGCCGCGCCGCCGCGTTCGATCGCGCCCTGCGCGGCGACATTTCCGATGCGGTCACGCTCGCGGCGCTGCTGCGCTTCGGCTTGCGCAGCGGGGCGTTACTGCTTTCCTAACCCAGCGCGGCCGGCGGCGCCGTGGCGGCGTTCCAGAGATACTCCGGTTCGCGCAACTCCGCATTGATCCAGCGCGACCAGACAAAGAGCGCATCCGAGAGGCGATTCAGGTACTCAAGCGTGGTGACCGATACGCCGTCGTCGTGTTCCATCAGCGTCACGAGCAGTCGCTCCGCCCGTCGCGCGATCGTTCGCGCGAGGTGGAGAAAGGCTCCGGTGGGTGAGCCGCCCGGATGGATGAAGTTCGCCAGCGGTTCGAGATCGATCTGCGCTTCGTCGATCGCGCGTTCGAGCGCCTGGACGTCCTGCCGCTCGACCAGCGGCATACCCTCCCAGCGATCTTTCGGCATTGTGGCAAGATCGCTCCCGAGGTTGAAGAGCATGTCTTGCGTCCAGGCCAGCCAAGCATCGAGCCGCTGGGCGCGGCGATGGGTGGCAAGCAGGGGGCGCATCTGCGTGCGAGCCAGGCCGATCGCGCTCGAGAGCTCGTCGACCGTTCCATAGGTTTCGATGCGAAGCGCGTTCTTTTTAACGCGCTGGCCGCCGACCAAGCCGGTGGTGCCGTTATCGCCGGTACGCGTGTAGATTCGGGTGAGCTTGGGCATACCGGCGAGGTTTCGCCGGTACCGCGCGAGAACCCGGGCGGGTCATGTCCCAGGGATCAGAACTTCAACCCGTCGTGAAAGAGATTCCGCCTAAAGCCGCGGATCTCTCCGCTTGGTATACGGCGGTCTGCCTCAAAGCGCAGCTCACATCGTACTCGCCGGTGCGCGGCTGCGTGGTATTGCGTCCGTACGGCTACGGACTGTGGGAGAACCTGCAGAAGGATCTCGACGCGCGCTTTAAAGCGACCGGCCACGAGAACGCCTACTTCCCGCTGCTGATTCCCGAAAGCTTGTTGATGAAGGAAGCCGACCACGTTGAGGGGTTTGCCCCCGAGGTCGCTTGGGTTACACATGGCGGAACGGAAAAGCTCACCGAACGGCTGGCGATTCGCCCCACCTCCGAGGTGATTATCGGGGTGATGTACGCGCAGTGGATCGAGTCGTACCGCGATCTGCCGATCCTCATCAATCAATGGGCCAACGTGCTGCGCTGGGAGAAGGCCACGCGTCCGTTCCTGCGCACGATGGAGTTCTTGTGGCAAGAGGGCCACACCGCGCATGCGACCGCCCAAGAGGCGCGCGAAGAGACGCTGCGCATGCTCGACGTCTACACGCAATTCGCTCGCGAGGTTGTCGCAGTGCCGGTGTACCCGGGCGTTAAGAGCGCGAACGAACGCTTTCCGGGTGCGGTCGAGACGTATTCGATCGAGGCGCTGATGCCCGACGGCAAGGCGCTGCAATCGGCGACCTCGCACGATCTCGGACAGAATTTTGCCAAGGCCTACGACATCACGTTCTCCGATGCCGATCAACAGATCAAGCACGTCTATACCACCTCGTGGGGCATGTCGTGGCGGATGCTCGGGGCGATGATCATGACGCACGGCGACGATCGCGGTTTGCGGATTCCGCCGAAAATGGCTCCCATCGAGGCGGTCCTGGTACCGATCGTGCGCTCGGGCGACGACCGCGCGGTAGCGGCCGCCCACGCGACCGCGAAAACCTTGACGCAGGCCGGATTCCGCGTTCGCGTCGACGACCGCGATCAGCAGCCCGGTTGGAAGTATGCCGAATGGGACGTTCGCGGCGTGCCGGTGCGGATTGAGATCGGCCCGCGCGACGTCGACGGCGGCAGCGTTATGCTGGTGCGACGGGATCGCAACAAAGGCGATGCCGATCATAAGCAGAGCGTGATGCTCGACGCGCTGGCGCCGCAACTGCGCGCGCTGCTCGAAGACATCCAGCGCTCGCTCTACGACCAGGCCAGCGCATTTCTTACCGGCCACACCTTCGTCGTCGATGACGGTGCGGAGTTTTTCGCGAAGTGCCGCTCGCGCGCCGGCATGATCGATATC
Encoded here:
- the ispG gene encoding flavodoxin-dependent (E)-4-hydroxy-3-methylbut-2-enyl-diphosphate synthase, with amino-acid sequence MQNKTGKSDAKSVWIGGDHPVAVQSMTTTDTADAEATLEQIYGLAMEGCEIVRVTVKDPPDAAGLPAIVHRSPVPIVADIHFDHKMALAAIEAGVAKLRLNPGNIRDPKKVAEVVSAAKTRGIPIRVGVNMGSLAPDLEKAFGLTAQAMVESALRHVAILEEHGHTDIAISLKAHDVLTTVAAYRLMDRRLAERNTPYALHLGITEAGLLRDGTIKSSIGLGILLFEGIGDTIRVSLAADPIEEVPVCWGILKSLGLREKGFEITACPSCGRAEISVLELGRSVEAIAKQYTAPVKVAVMGCVVNGPGESKMADVGVAGGKGKGAIYRAGELVGTYPEDELLGMLRLEIEKVIAEKYPDYAHEIGIHA
- a CDS encoding stalk domain-containing protein, coding for MTYARPAIQTLILTGVVALVASAMLALSHPAQLRIDGQRVESDVPPITTAAQRVFVPLRAVADALGAQTLVQGNNIYIIRGKQSLRLRVGDRHATLNGMPLTLERAPFRVRGRVMIGIKALALALNVHVDYDPRTARINVLTPGIGQADASSVPATQ
- a CDS encoding amino acid permease, whose amino-acid sequence is MSFVSQLFATTNVDKLRELGSRRILKRALTAKDLIAIGLGTMIGGGIFTTIGTGVKGAGPAVIISYLLAGLTSFFAALCYAELGAMVPVAGSAYTYAYATMGKLFAWIIGFALIFEYGISAAPVAQQFSAAIQDVFKSIGVSLPAWAQQSNLIIHGPWWQLGSWDLLHSQYDVVGALFVLGLSALLSVGIRESATTNNIFVVLKISALIVFVIAGLWLFKAAHFVSGPPQTWWNQLSPHGWGALKPFGGAVESAQPYGIVAIGAYVFFSYIGFDTATTTAEECKNPQRDVPMGVIGALAIGTVIYCATALVLIGALPWSQVPIKNPLVYALAPLHMPILNWVITMGVLAGTTSVALSSLLGQSRIFYVMARDKMLPPVVAIIHPKYQTPIVTTMSTGVVVAILTLIVPLNSLLNLVNIGTLIAFTVVCAGVLYLRKRKPNIPRTFRVPFVPLFPILGIVFSLFLAVFGLSRTTWVWFLIALVIGLIFFFSYGFHKSNPDDVVPVEEPEGISEFAP
- a CDS encoding NUDIX hydrolase — protein: MDAYRRLRSREAYRNRWISVEVHEIVHPSGVAGEHVAIVTPAASAVVVLDGEELVFARQPRFAAQKTTVEIVKGGAEAGESALACARRELREELGLQGGIWESLGEVYELPSIVAHPVALFVARDLSACSGAQEDVESISPVRMSRAAAFDRALRGDISDAVTLAALLRFGLRSGALLLS
- a CDS encoding cob(I)yrinic acid a,c-diamide adenosyltransferase yields the protein MPKLTRIYTRTGDNGTTGLVGGQRVKKNALRIETYGTVDELSSAIGLARTQMRPLLATHRRAQRLDAWLAWTQDMLFNLGSDLATMPKDRWEGMPLVERQDVQALERAIDEAQIDLEPLANFIHPGGSPTGAFLHLARTIARRAERLLVTLMEHDDGVSVTTLEYLNRLSDALFVWSRWINAELREPEYLWNAATAPPAALG
- the proS gene encoding proline--tRNA ligase, with the translated sequence MSQGSELQPVVKEIPPKAADLSAWYTAVCLKAQLTSYSPVRGCVVLRPYGYGLWENLQKDLDARFKATGHENAYFPLLIPESLLMKEADHVEGFAPEVAWVTHGGTEKLTERLAIRPTSEVIIGVMYAQWIESYRDLPILINQWANVLRWEKATRPFLRTMEFLWQEGHTAHATAQEAREETLRMLDVYTQFAREVVAVPVYPGVKSANERFPGAVETYSIEALMPDGKALQSATSHDLGQNFAKAYDITFSDADQQIKHVYTTSWGMSWRMLGAMIMTHGDDRGLRIPPKMAPIEAVLVPIVRSGDDRAVAAAHATAKTLTQAGFRVRVDDRDQQPGWKYAEWDVRGVPVRIEIGPRDVDGGSVMLVRRDRNKGDADHKQSVMLDALAPQLRALLEDIQRSLYDQASAFLTGHTFVVDDGAEFFAKCRSRAGMIDIAWCARAACEEYVKAETGATSRNTRPLEGGPTACVACGEPAKVRAYFAQSY